Proteins co-encoded in one Nitrospinota bacterium genomic window:
- a CDS encoding MotA/TolQ/ExbB proton channel family protein, with the protein MTRRLIIAASLALFVLIFAPWVLPALAQQKPVPTGGDEGWAVLSLFRRGGVVMYPILFCSIAALAICFERLFNLRRSKIIHPEFLEDIQRHWYRHDVSKAIEACQEWDISIARILRGGLMRFEYGFLEMERAIEGAGNHEAGLLVSNLRVLGAIANLAPMLGLLGTVMGMIKAFNVISQSGTGNPGLVAGGIAEALITTASGLVVGIPALALYHVFRGRVDKYVFEMEEISLKLLEELAYRAKEVAKEEG; encoded by the coding sequence ATGACCAGGCGCCTAATCATCGCCGCGAGCCTTGCTCTATTCGTTCTAATATTCGCACCCTGGGTGTTGCCTGCTCTGGCCCAACAGAAACCGGTCCCAACGGGCGGTGATGAGGGCTGGGCGGTCCTCAGCCTTTTCCGGCGCGGAGGAGTCGTCATGTACCCTATACTCTTCTGCTCCATCGCCGCTCTGGCTATCTGCTTCGAGCGACTCTTCAACCTCCGCCGCTCCAAAATCATCCACCCGGAATTTCTCGAAGATATCCAGCGCCACTGGTATCGCCACGATGTGTCGAAAGCCATTGAGGCCTGTCAGGAGTGGGACATCTCCATCGCCCGGATTCTGAGGGGAGGCCTCATGCGTTTTGAGTACGGGTTTTTAGAGATGGAGCGGGCTATTGAAGGAGCCGGAAACCACGAGGCGGGGCTGCTGGTATCGAACCTGCGGGTCCTTGGCGCCATAGCGAACCTGGCGCCGATGCTCGGGCTTCTAGGCACGGTGATGGGGATGATCAAGGCGTTCAACGTCATTTCTCAAAGCGGCACCGGAAACCCGGGCCTCGTCGCCGGAGGTATCGCCGAGGCTCTAATCACCACGGCCTCGGGGCTCGTCGTCGGAATCCCCGCCCTGGCTCTCTACCACGTCTTCAGGGGCAGGGTCGACAAGTACGTCTTTGAGATGGAAGAGATCAGCTTGAAGCTCCTCGAGGAGCTTGCCTACCGAGCAAAAGAGGTTGCCAAGGAAGAGGGCTAG
- a CDS encoding biopolymer transporter ExbD, whose translation MQFRKEAEEDYSLQLTPLIDVIFLLLIFFMVSTAFIDFTRRLDIQLPEAKAAQVIEKVKSFIIEMGIDKRIHLNGKLVTFDELEVELKRQMKTAKRGSAIIKADKRLPYGDVVKVMGFVKDAQIRDIGVAVQ comes from the coding sequence ATGCAGTTTCGTAAAGAAGCGGAGGAAGACTACAGCCTCCAGCTCACCCCACTGATAGACGTCATATTCCTCCTCCTCATCTTCTTCATGGTCTCGACGGCCTTTATTGACTTCACCCGCCGGCTTGACATTCAGCTGCCAGAAGCCAAGGCGGCCCAGGTCATCGAGAAGGTCAAGTCGTTTATCATCGAGATGGGCATCGATAAGAGGATTCACCTGAACGGCAAGCTTGTTACTTTTGATGAGCTGGAGGTCGAGCTAAAGCGGCAGATGAAGACGGCGAAAAGAGGTAGCGCAATTATCAAGGCCGACAAACGTCTGCCCTACGGTGACGTGGTCAAGGTCATGGGCTTCGTCAAAGACGCTCAGATCCGCGACATCGGCGTCGCGGTTCAATAA